A part of Amycolatopsis lurida genomic DNA contains:
- a CDS encoding B-4DMT family transporter, which produces MALLHGAAVTVLAKYEVFNPTDKTLVTALTLAVLVGAAAGWGAVDAWQGKPERGKNWFIAALIAGPVSGVLYVIGRAVFVDQTGASELGGALTGGAAFSALLVLIPAGLGLFVGGRITKPDQPASEKPTGKPSQV; this is translated from the coding sequence ATGGCGCTGCTGCACGGCGCGGCCGTCACCGTGCTGGCCAAGTATGAGGTCTTCAACCCCACCGACAAGACCCTCGTCACCGCCCTCACCCTCGCAGTCCTGGTCGGCGCGGCCGCGGGCTGGGGCGCCGTGGACGCCTGGCAGGGCAAACCCGAACGCGGCAAGAACTGGTTCATCGCGGCGCTGATCGCCGGACCGGTCTCGGGCGTGCTGTACGTGATCGGCCGCGCGGTGTTCGTCGATCAGACCGGCGCATCGGAGCTCGGCGGCGCGCTCACGGGCGGCGCCGCCTTCTCGGCCCTGCTGGTGCTCATCCCGGCCGGGCTCGGCCTGTTCGTCGGCGGCCGCATCACCAAGCCCGATCAGCCCGCGAGCGAGAAACCCACCGGGAAGCCGTCCCAGGTCTGA
- the aroC gene encoding chorismate synthase, whose amino-acid sequence MLRWITAGESHGPALAAILEGMPAGVEVTTAEVGEQLARRRLGFGRSPRMGFETDHIEFTGGVRHGLTQGGPVAVQIENAEWPKWEKVMSADPVPAEELEGLARNEPLTRPRPGHADLPGMQKYGFPEARPVLERASARETASRTALGTVARAYLKQLLGVEILSHVVSIGGASAPEGPLPVPSDLPAIDESPVRAFGQEGTDAMVAEVDAVRKAGDTVGGVIEVIAYGLPPGLGSHVHWDRRLDARLAGALMGVQAMKGVEVGDGFTTAKRWGSQAHDEIDRGTGPVGVTRRSNRAGGLEGGITNGEPLRVRVAMKPISTVPKALSTVDVTTGAPAVAIHQRSDVCAVPRAGVVLESVVALVLADAALEKFGGDSLAEGKRNAEAYLKALEERW is encoded by the coding sequence GTGTTGCGCTGGATAACCGCAGGGGAATCGCACGGACCCGCCCTCGCCGCCATCCTGGAAGGGATGCCTGCCGGGGTCGAGGTCACCACCGCCGAAGTGGGCGAGCAGCTCGCGCGCCGGAGGCTCGGCTTCGGCCGCAGCCCCCGGATGGGCTTCGAGACCGACCACATCGAGTTCACCGGCGGCGTCCGGCACGGGCTCACCCAGGGTGGCCCCGTCGCGGTCCAGATCGAGAACGCCGAGTGGCCCAAGTGGGAGAAGGTCATGTCGGCCGATCCCGTGCCCGCCGAGGAGCTGGAAGGCCTCGCGCGCAACGAGCCGCTGACGCGTCCCCGGCCCGGCCACGCGGACCTGCCCGGCATGCAGAAGTACGGCTTCCCCGAGGCCCGTCCGGTGCTGGAGCGCGCGAGCGCCCGCGAGACGGCGTCCCGCACGGCGCTCGGCACGGTGGCTCGCGCGTACCTCAAGCAGCTGCTCGGCGTCGAGATCCTCAGCCACGTCGTGTCCATCGGCGGCGCCTCGGCGCCCGAGGGGCCGCTGCCGGTGCCGTCGGACCTCCCGGCCATCGACGAGAGCCCGGTCCGCGCCTTCGGCCAGGAGGGGACCGACGCGATGGTCGCCGAGGTCGACGCCGTGCGGAAGGCGGGTGACACCGTCGGCGGCGTGATCGAGGTGATCGCCTACGGCCTGCCGCCGGGCCTCGGTTCGCACGTCCACTGGGACCGCAGGCTCGACGCCCGTCTCGCCGGCGCGCTCATGGGCGTCCAGGCGATGAAGGGCGTAGAGGTCGGCGACGGCTTCACCACGGCCAAGCGCTGGGGCAGCCAGGCCCACGACGAGATCGACCGCGGGACCGGCCCCGTCGGGGTGACCCGCCGGTCCAACCGCGCGGGCGGCCTCGAAGGCGGCATCACCAACGGCGAGCCGCTGCGCGTGCGCGTCGCCATGAAGCCGATCTCGACCGTCCCCAAGGCACTGTCCACTGTGGATGTCACCACCGGCGCACCCGCGGTGGCCATCCACCAGCGTTCCGACGTCTGCGCGGTGCCCCGGGCCGGGGTCGTGCTGGAGTCGGTGGTCGCGCTGGTGCTCGCGGACGCCGCGCTGGAGAAGTTCGGCGGCGACTCGCTGGCCGAGGGCAAGCGCAACGCCGAGGCCTACCTGAAGGCGCTCGAGGAGCGCTGGTGA
- the aroQ gene encoding type II 3-dehydroquinate dehydratase encodes MKVLVLNGPNLGRLGLREPGIYGSATHADLVSTCVETGKELGIDVEVRQTDHEGEMVGWLHEAADAGWPVVLNAAAWTHYSIAVRDAAAQLKAPLIELHISNVHKREQFRHHSVLSDVATAVIAGLGVDGYPLALRWMAANAA; translated from the coding sequence GTGAAGGTGCTCGTCCTCAACGGTCCCAACCTCGGCAGGCTCGGCCTGCGCGAGCCCGGTATCTACGGTTCGGCCACGCACGCGGACCTGGTCTCCACGTGCGTCGAAACCGGCAAGGAACTGGGGATCGACGTCGAGGTCCGGCAGACCGACCACGAGGGCGAGATGGTCGGCTGGCTGCACGAGGCCGCCGACGCGGGGTGGCCGGTGGTGCTCAACGCCGCCGCGTGGACGCATTACTCGATCGCGGTCCGCGACGCCGCCGCCCAGCTCAAGGCTCCGCTGATCGAACTGCACATCTCCAACGTGCACAAGCGTGAGCAGTTCCGGCACCACAGCGTGCTGTCGGATGTCGCCACCGCCGTGATCGCCGGGCTCGGGGTCGACGGGTACCCGCTGGCCCTGCGCTGGATGGCCGCGAACGCGGCATGA
- a CDS encoding M24 family metallopeptidase, translated as MREYFSRRRAALRSLLADSGVDALLVTDLLNIRYLTGFTGSNAALLVHGSGDDKTIFCTDGRYTVQSATEVPDLERVLDRASAAKLADLAAGKHFGKTGFESQHVSVEQHEDLKVRFDRVELVRTPGLVEQLRLVKDEQEIEALRQACAAADRALEDLVSAGGLRPGRTELDVARDLENRMLGHGSTGPSFDTIVAAGANSAIPHHRPTSAVLATGDFVKIDFGATVDGYHSDMTRTFVLGKPAAWQEEIYALVQRAQAAGCDAVLPGAEVSEVDKAARGVIVGAGRGEEFGHGLGHGVGLQVHEAPSLAATGVGTLSAGMAVTVEPGVYLPGRGGVRIEDTLVVREGTPELLTLSTKELVVV; from the coding sequence GTGCGTGAATACTTCTCTCGCCGCCGCGCGGCGCTGCGTTCCCTGCTGGCCGACTCCGGGGTGGACGCGCTGCTGGTCACGGACCTGCTCAACATCAGGTACCTGACCGGCTTCACCGGGTCCAACGCCGCTCTTCTCGTCCACGGGAGCGGCGACGACAAGACGATCTTCTGCACCGACGGCCGCTACACGGTCCAGTCGGCGACGGAGGTGCCCGACCTCGAGCGGGTGCTCGACCGCGCGAGCGCGGCGAAGCTCGCCGATCTGGCGGCCGGAAAACACTTCGGCAAGACCGGATTCGAGAGCCAGCACGTCAGCGTCGAGCAGCACGAAGACCTCAAGGTCCGCTTCGACCGTGTCGAGCTGGTCCGGACGCCCGGGCTCGTCGAGCAGCTGCGGCTGGTCAAGGACGAGCAGGAGATCGAGGCGCTGCGCCAGGCGTGCGCGGCGGCCGACCGGGCGCTGGAGGACCTGGTGTCCGCCGGCGGGCTCCGGCCGGGCCGCACCGAGCTGGACGTCGCCCGCGACCTCGAGAATCGCATGCTCGGCCACGGGTCGACCGGGCCGTCCTTCGACACGATCGTCGCGGCGGGCGCCAACTCCGCGATCCCGCACCACCGGCCCACCTCCGCCGTGCTCGCGACCGGCGACTTCGTCAAGATCGACTTCGGCGCCACGGTCGACGGTTACCACTCCGACATGACCCGCACGTTCGTCCTCGGCAAGCCCGCGGCCTGGCAGGAGGAGATCTACGCGCTGGTCCAGCGCGCGCAGGCGGCGGGCTGTGACGCCGTCCTCCCCGGCGCCGAAGTGTCCGAAGTGGACAAGGCGGCCCGCGGCGTGATCGTCGGCGCGGGGCGCGGCGAGGAGTTCGGCCACGGGCTCGGCCACGGCGTCGGGCTGCAGGTGCACGAGGCGCCCAGCCTGGCCGCGACCGGCGTCGGTACACTGTCCGCCGGTATGGCCGTCACCGTCGAGCCTGGTGTGTATCTGCCCGGACGCGGAGGCGTGCGCATCGAGGACACGCTGGTCGTGCGGGAAGGTACGCCCGAACTCCTCACGCTGAGCACCAAGGAACTCGTGGTCGTCTGA
- a CDS encoding beta-xylosidase, whose amino-acid sequence MVALFAAGAVLVACSDGTVQSQADGKGGGIGGAQQAPKEKPRPMDVELATSDPRASGGVVAAGDRDAVYNYSPTVMRDGGELKLWWCSQYGSAQPPGDDVLYARSSSLDGPFTGPSGGGPAAVFSGAPGGFDGMHTCDPSVIKVGSTYYMYYTGAAGDHALGNSIGLATSPDGLTWTRAAGGKPIIGPSHDVHRDNVYGAGQPSAVYLDGWFYVLFTDTTAKGAGWNGAGQFLLRAKDAAFTRNVETMGEQGFLAKPTTTSPRTRSLVDAFSSDLMWVGSLDAFVIAHETEKGTTLTFWTRDFSAQPYRQALIPGVWKEGPGLVRRPDGHAPLSSGDVCDRVPFDVVRATVIGGAGAPTDLKHFGLDVRGSGACENEARIRTSFEGVAMPSPQRTIDLVADGALVRVDRRSVAAALAGEVLNQRLKVVDHLPTAARLSAGARMVHAPGRGFGVVLDGKLFALPDGGAAALNDSAVEKIADQTWDGFPVGFSLAG is encoded by the coding sequence GTGGTGGCCCTCTTCGCGGCCGGCGCGGTCCTCGTGGCGTGCAGTGACGGCACGGTGCAGTCCCAGGCCGACGGCAAGGGCGGCGGGATCGGCGGAGCCCAGCAGGCGCCCAAGGAAAAGCCGCGCCCGATGGACGTCGAACTCGCGACGAGCGATCCCCGGGCCAGCGGCGGTGTGGTCGCCGCGGGCGATCGGGACGCGGTCTACAACTACAGCCCGACCGTGATGCGGGACGGCGGCGAACTCAAGCTGTGGTGGTGCAGCCAGTACGGCAGCGCCCAGCCTCCCGGCGACGATGTCCTCTACGCGCGGTCGTCCTCGCTCGACGGTCCCTTCACCGGCCCGTCCGGTGGTGGCCCGGCGGCGGTGTTCTCGGGCGCGCCCGGCGGGTTCGACGGAATGCACACCTGCGACCCCTCGGTGATCAAGGTCGGCTCGACCTACTACATGTATTACACCGGCGCGGCGGGTGATCACGCGCTCGGCAATTCGATCGGCCTCGCGACCAGCCCCGACGGACTGACCTGGACGCGCGCGGCCGGCGGGAAGCCGATCATCGGACCGTCGCACGACGTGCACCGTGACAACGTCTACGGCGCGGGCCAGCCCTCGGCGGTGTACCTCGACGGCTGGTTCTACGTGCTCTTCACCGACACCACGGCGAAGGGCGCCGGATGGAACGGCGCCGGGCAGTTCCTGCTCCGCGCCAAGGACGCGGCGTTCACCCGGAACGTGGAGACGATGGGGGAGCAGGGCTTCCTCGCCAAGCCCACCACGACCTCGCCGCGCACCCGTTCGCTGGTCGACGCGTTCAGCTCCGATCTGATGTGGGTCGGTTCGCTCGACGCCTTCGTGATCGCGCACGAGACCGAAAAGGGCACCACCCTCACGTTCTGGACCAGGGACTTCTCCGCGCAGCCGTACCGGCAGGCGCTCATCCCCGGCGTGTGGAAGGAAGGCCCGGGGCTGGTCCGGCGGCCCGACGGGCACGCGCCGCTCTCCTCGGGCGACGTCTGCGACCGGGTCCCGTTCGACGTCGTCCGCGCCACGGTCATCGGCGGCGCCGGGGCGCCGACCGACCTCAAGCATTTCGGCCTGGACGTCCGAGGTTCGGGGGCGTGCGAGAACGAGGCCCGGATCCGGACCTCGTTCGAAGGCGTCGCGATGCCGTCGCCGCAGCGGACCATCGACCTGGTGGCCGACGGCGCCCTGGTGCGGGTCGACCGGCGCTCGGTGGCCGCGGCGCTCGCGGGCGAGGTGCTGAACCAGCGGCTCAAGGTCGTCGACCACCTGCCGACGGCGGCGCGGTTGAGCGCCGGGGCGCGGATGGTGCACGCGCCGGGCCGGGGGTTCGGCGTGGTGCTCGACGGCAAGCTCTTCGCGCTGCCCGACGGCGGAGCGGCGGCCCTGAACGACTCTGCCGTCGAGAAGATCGCCGATCAGACCTGGGACGGCTTCCCGGTGGGTTTCTCGCTCGCGGGCTGA
- a CDS encoding shikimate kinase, protein MTPRAVIIGPPGSGKSTVGPALAARLGLAFRDSDDDIVASAGKPITDIFAEEGEPAFRALEEEMVAKALAEHDGVLSLGGGAPITPGTRERLAGHTVVFLNVGMAAGVQRAGLSTVRPLLAGVNPRATYKALLDARLPVYREVATFEIETDQLTADEVVEAAVIGLTEISKDRA, encoded by the coding sequence GTGACTCCTCGCGCGGTGATCATCGGGCCGCCGGGCTCGGGCAAGAGCACGGTCGGCCCGGCGCTCGCCGCCCGGCTCGGTCTCGCCTTCCGCGACAGCGACGACGACATCGTCGCCAGCGCGGGCAAGCCCATCACCGACATCTTCGCCGAGGAGGGCGAGCCCGCCTTCCGCGCGCTGGAGGAGGAAATGGTCGCGAAGGCGCTGGCCGAACACGACGGCGTCCTCTCGCTGGGTGGGGGAGCGCCGATCACGCCGGGCACCCGCGAGCGCCTCGCCGGGCACACCGTGGTCTTTCTCAACGTCGGGATGGCCGCGGGCGTCCAGCGCGCCGGGCTCTCGACCGTGCGCCCGCTGCTGGCCGGGGTGAACCCCCGCGCCACCTACAAGGCGCTCCTCGACGCGCGCCTGCCGGTGTACCGCGAGGTGGCCACCTTCGAGATCGAGACCGACCAGCTGACCGCCGACGAGGTCGTCGAGGCCGCCGTCATCGGACTGACCGAGATCAGCAAGGATCGAGCATGA
- a CDS encoding prepilin peptidase, producing MFTPIAFAMAGAGSALATRSCLRRAGAPVTAWAAAIAAAALVAVWLRHDAGAWPSWWLAVPAVLTVFAVPLALADLKYRRLPDVLTLPAYPALAAALAIAAHGGGAAIAWRAVLGALVFGGAHALVHAWSPRSLGAGDVKLAGSLGAVLAATGWPSIVLGAVAAALLSVALAVGGPRLPTVPHGPGLLVAAWVLAVFAGPGPG from the coding sequence GTGTTCACGCCGATCGCCTTCGCGATGGCGGGCGCCGGATCGGCGCTCGCCACGCGCTCCTGCCTGCGCCGGGCGGGAGCGCCGGTCACGGCATGGGCGGCCGCCATCGCCGCGGCGGCGCTCGTGGCGGTCTGGCTGCGGCACGACGCCGGAGCCTGGCCGTCGTGGTGGCTCGCGGTCCCGGCCGTGCTGACCGTCTTCGCCGTCCCGCTGGCGCTCGCCGACCTGAAGTACCGCCGCCTGCCCGACGTCCTGACCCTGCCCGCGTACCCGGCACTGGCCGCCGCCCTCGCGATCGCCGCGCACGGGGGAGGGGCGGCCATCGCGTGGCGGGCCGTGCTCGGCGCGCTGGTCTTCGGCGGGGCGCACGCGCTCGTTCACGCGTGGTCGCCGCGCTCCCTCGGCGCCGGGGACGTGAAGCTCGCGGGCAGCCTGGGAGCGGTCCTCGCCGCGACGGGCTGGCCGTCGATCGTGCTGGGCGCCGTCGCCGCCGCGTTGCTGAGCGTGGCGCTCGCGGTGGGCGGGCCCCGGCTTCCCACGGTGCCGCACGGGCCGGGTCTCCTGGTCGCGGCGTGGGTGCTCGCCGTCTTCGCCGGACCCGGTCCGGGATAG
- a CDS encoding GNAT family N-acetyltransferase, translating into MNNPPTLETARLRLRALTEADTDAIVKLFADPEMSAHFAVPLTEPDRVREMVGRRLSYDGPAGTGHWAIERDGEVIGLAHLRPSQELPGDVPEIGYYLSRAHGGQGLATEAAKALLEHGLVGLGLSSVWALVGESNVASQNLVRRLGFLDVGGGDHYGSGPHRVFVALPSDHGRAHHIELWVPDLGRAEESWGWLLGELGWREFQRWPAGVSWKHGATYLVVERSPALSGEKHERTAPGLNHLALHVESRERVNELAAKALEHGWSPMFADKYPYAGGDHHYAAYLENADGFEVELVALPGTEVTRLG; encoded by the coding sequence ATGAACAACCCGCCCACGCTCGAGACCGCGAGGCTGCGGTTGCGCGCGCTGACGGAGGCGGACACCGACGCGATCGTCAAGCTCTTCGCCGACCCGGAGATGAGCGCGCATTTCGCGGTGCCGCTCACCGAGCCGGACCGCGTCCGCGAAATGGTCGGCCGCAGGTTGTCCTACGACGGCCCGGCCGGGACGGGGCACTGGGCGATCGAACGCGACGGCGAGGTGATCGGTCTCGCCCATCTGCGGCCGTCGCAGGAGCTGCCCGGTGACGTGCCGGAGATCGGCTATTACCTTTCGCGCGCGCACGGCGGGCAGGGCCTGGCGACCGAGGCCGCGAAGGCCCTGCTGGAGCACGGACTCGTCGGGCTCGGCCTGTCGTCGGTGTGGGCGCTGGTCGGCGAGTCCAATGTGGCCAGTCAGAACCTGGTGCGGCGTTTGGGTTTCCTCGACGTCGGCGGCGGTGACCACTACGGCAGCGGGCCACATCGGGTCTTCGTCGCGCTGCCTTCGGACCACGGCCGCGCGCATCACATCGAGCTGTGGGTGCCCGATCTCGGCCGCGCGGAGGAGAGCTGGGGCTGGCTGCTCGGCGAACTCGGCTGGCGGGAGTTCCAGCGCTGGCCCGCCGGAGTCAGCTGGAAACACGGCGCGACCTATCTCGTCGTCGAGCGTTCTCCCGCGCTCAGCGGCGAAAAGCACGAGCGCACCGCGCCGGGCCTGAACCATCTCGCCCTGCACGTCGAGTCCCGCGAACGGGTGAACGAACTGGCCGCGAAGGCGCTCGAACACGGCTGGTCGCCGATGTTCGCGGACAAGTATCCGTATGCGGGCGGTGATCACCACTACGCCGCCTACCTCGAAAACGCCGATGGCTTCGAAGTGGAGTTGGTCGCTCTCCCGGGTACTGAGGTCACTCGACTGGGTTAA
- the aroB gene encoding 3-dehydroquinate synthase codes for MTEPVRITVNTAKPYDVVIGRGLLGELTEQLADASKVALIHPPTLTTTAEAIRDELAEAGIDAHRVEIPDAEDGKALTVASFCWEVLGRIGLDRQGVVVGLGGGAVTDLAGFVAATWMRGVRLVNVPTTLLGMVDASLGGKTGINTEAGKNLVGVFHEPSAVLVDLATLETLPPNELVAGMAEVVKAGFIADPRIVELVEQDPAAALDTTGEVLGELVRRSIQVKADVVAADLRESDLREILNYGHTLAHAIERRERYRWRHGAAVSVGLVFAAELARLAGRLDDATAERHSKVLKLLGLPTTYDPDALPQLLETMKGDKKTRSGVLRFVVLDGLAKPGRLEGPDPSLLAAAYSVVAGEAPKPGGSVLL; via the coding sequence ATGACCGAGCCGGTCCGCATCACCGTCAACACCGCCAAGCCCTACGACGTCGTCATCGGCCGCGGCCTGCTGGGCGAGCTCACCGAGCAGCTCGCCGACGCCTCCAAGGTCGCGCTGATCCACCCGCCGACGCTGACGACCACCGCCGAGGCCATCCGCGACGAACTGGCCGAGGCCGGGATCGACGCGCACCGGGTCGAGATCCCCGACGCCGAGGACGGCAAGGCGCTCACCGTCGCCAGCTTCTGCTGGGAGGTCCTCGGCCGCATCGGCCTCGACCGCCAGGGTGTGGTCGTCGGGCTCGGCGGCGGCGCCGTGACCGACCTGGCCGGGTTCGTCGCCGCCACCTGGATGCGCGGCGTCCGGCTGGTCAACGTGCCCACCACGCTGCTGGGCATGGTCGACGCCTCCCTCGGTGGCAAGACCGGCATCAACACCGAGGCAGGCAAGAACCTGGTCGGCGTCTTCCACGAGCCGAGCGCGGTCCTCGTCGATCTCGCGACGCTGGAAACGTTGCCCCCCAACGAACTCGTCGCCGGAATGGCCGAGGTGGTCAAGGCCGGGTTCATCGCCGACCCGCGGATCGTCGAGCTCGTCGAGCAGGACCCCGCCGCGGCGCTGGACACCACCGGCGAGGTCCTCGGCGAGCTGGTCCGCCGCTCGATCCAGGTCAAGGCCGACGTCGTCGCCGCGGATCTGCGCGAGTCGGATCTGCGCGAGATCCTCAACTACGGCCACACGCTCGCCCACGCCATCGAGCGCCGCGAGCGCTACCGGTGGCGCCACGGCGCGGCGGTCAGCGTCGGCCTGGTGTTCGCCGCCGAACTCGCGCGTCTGGCGGGCCGTCTCGACGACGCCACCGCCGAGCGGCACTCGAAGGTGCTCAAGCTGCTGGGCCTGCCGACCACCTACGACCCGGACGCGCTCCCGCAACTGCTGGAGACGATGAAGGGCGACAAGAAGACCCGTTCGGGCGTGCTGCGTTTCGTCGTCCTCGACGGGCTCGCGAAGCCCGGCAGGCTGGAAGGCCCGGACCCGTCGCTGCTCGCCGCCGCGTACTCGGTGGTGGCCGGTGAAGCCCCGAAGCCCGGCGGGAGTGTGCTGCTGTGA